Genomic DNA from Desulfuromonas versatilis:
CATCGACCTCGGCGCCGCTCCGCTGCGCCTCTACGAGGTCATGAACGGTCTCGACGGGACCCTGGTGATCTTCGGCCTGGCCGAAGCGCTTCCCGAGCTGGCCCTGCGTCCCTTCCGCTGCGCCGAGACCCGGGAGGTGGTGCGGATCGAGGGGCCGGTGGAGCTTGGTTTCCCCCTGCACACCGAGGTGGTGCGGCGGTATTTTGCCGAGGGGGGCCAACCACCCTCACCCCGGCCCTCTCCCTGAGGGAGAGGGAGAGTTGGCTGGGCGGCTCTCTCCCTGGAGGAGCGGGGGCGTTAACTGGGCGGCCCCTTCCTGAGGAGGAAGGGGAGGCGGGGGTCGCGTTCAAGCAGGCAGCAAAAACGGGCCGAGGGGAAATCCCTCGGCCCGCTTGCTTTGCCGCATCACCTTCGCTGGATGGTTCAGGCGACGCTCACGCCTTCGGCCATCAACTTTGAGAGGGCCTTGGCGAAGGCCACCGGGTCGCGGGGCTTGTCCCCTTCGAGCAGCAGGGCCTGGTCGTAGAGCAGGCCGGTGTACTGCTTGAGCTGGGCGCTTGAGCGGTCGGCGGCGAAGAGCTGCTTCATGCGGGCGATCAGCTCGTGGTCGGGGTTGATCTCCAGCACGCGCTGTCCCTTGGGGACCTCCTGGCCCATGGCCTGGAACATCTTGACCATCTTCGGGTCGAGGTCGTGCTCGCCGGCCACCAGGCAGACCGCCGAGTCCTTCAGGCGGCCCGAGATGCGCACCTCGGCGACCAGGTCCTTGAGCTCCTCCTTCATCAGTTCGAGCAGGTCGCCGAACTCCTTCTTCTTCTCTTCCTTGTCCTGCTTGTCGAGATCGAGATCGCCCTTGATCGCCGACTGGAACTCCTTCTCCTTGTAGGTGCCCAGGCCCGAGATGATGATGTCGTCGAAATCATCAGTCATGATCAGCACCTCGATCCCCTTCTCCTTGAACACCTCGAGGTAGGGCGAGGCCTCGGCGCTGGCGCGGTCGGTGCCGGTGATGTAGTAGATCTCCTTCTGGTCGGCGGGCATGCGCTCGAGGTACTCGGCGAGGGTGGTCTTCTTGCCGGGCTCGGTCTTGGTCGACTCAAACAGCAGCAACTCGGCGATGGTCTCGCGGCGCTCGAAATCGTGATGGATGCCTTCCTTGAGCACGCGGCCGAACTGCTCGTAGAAATTGCCGTAGGCCTCGGCGTCCTCCTTCTTCATCTCGGCCAGGGTTTCGAGCACCTTCTTGGTGAGGTTCTTCTTGATCACCGAAACGGTGCGGTTGTCCTGGAGGATCTCGCGGCTGACGTTGAGCGGCAGGTCGGCCGATTCCACCACCCCTTTGACGAAACGCAGGTAGCTGGGGAGCATCGCCTCGCAGTGGTCCATGATCTGCACCCGGCGCACGTAGAGGGTCGGGCCGACCTTGTAGTCTTGGTAGAAGATGTCGAAGGGGCGCTTGCTGGGGATGTAGAGCAGCGCCGAGAACTCGACCGTCCCCTCGGCGCGGTAATGGATCACCCGGGCCGGGTCGGTGAAGTCGTGGGAGACGTGCTTGTAGAACTCGTTGTACTCCTCGGTGCTGATCTCCGACTTGTCCTTGAGCCAGATCGCCTTGCGCGAGTTGAGGGTCTCCTCGACGGTCTCCTCGATGGATTTTTCCTTATCCTCGGGGTCGGGCTTGGAGCGGGTGACGTCCATCACCACCGGGTACTCGATGAAATCCGAGTACTGCTTGACCACCTTGCGCAGCTCCCACTCCTCGAGAAACTGCTTGGCGTCCTCCTTGAGGGTGAGGATGACGTCCGTGCCCTTGGTCGCCTTTTCGGTGTCGTCGATGGTGTAGGTGCCGTCGGCGTCGGACTGCCAGACGATGGCGTGCTTGGCGTCGGCGCCGGCGCGGCGGCTGACCACGGTGACCTGGTCGGCGACCATGAAGGCCGAGTAGAAGCCAACGCCGAACTGGCCGATCAGTTCGGGGTTGTCCTTGACCTCGCGGCTCTCGAGCAGCTTCATGAACTCCTTGGTCCCCGAGTGGGCGATGGTGCCCAGGGCCTCGACCGCCTCGTCGCGGCTCAGGCCGATGCCGTTGTCGCGCACGGTCAGGGTGCCGGCCTCTTTATCGGCGATCAGCTGGATCTTCCACTCCTCACCCCCTTCGGCCAGGGACTGGTCGGTGAGCGACTCGTAGCGGGCCTTGTCGATGGCGTCCGAGGCGTTGGAGATCAGTTCGCGCAGGAAGATTTCCTTGTGGGAATACAGCGAGTGGATCATCAGGTCGAGGATCTTGTTGACCTCGGCCTTGAAGGCGTGCTTGTTCGACGTCATGGATCTATTTACCTCCTGTGGGGATGGGATTTCTTCGCACCGGCAAAGAAGATAAGCACCCCGGCCCAGGATGTCAACCCGGGGCCCGGGAAGTTTTCCGCCTTTCCCGGGATTTGCCGGAAGCTGTATACGTTATGCGGATTTTTCGGGGCTTTTTGACTCCGGTCAAGGCCGGGAATAATAATCGCGCTCTATACTCGATGCTCCATTGGAGCCTTCAATCAGGAGAGGCCAGAGCCATGTCGACAAACGCCGCCGCAAGCCCGCAATGCCCCCCGGTCGTGCCCGCCCTGCGCGAATACCCCAGCAAGCTGGTCGTGGAAACCACCACCCGCTGCAACCTCGGCTGCTTCATGTGCGTCAAGCAGTCCGGGGA
This window encodes:
- the htpG gene encoding molecular chaperone HtpG — translated: MTSNKHAFKAEVNKILDLMIHSLYSHKEIFLRELISNASDAIDKARYESLTDQSLAEGGEEWKIQLIADKEAGTLTVRDNGIGLSRDEAVEALGTIAHSGTKEFMKLLESREVKDNPELIGQFGVGFYSAFMVADQVTVVSRRAGADAKHAIVWQSDADGTYTIDDTEKATKGTDVILTLKEDAKQFLEEWELRKVVKQYSDFIEYPVVMDVTRSKPDPEDKEKSIEETVEETLNSRKAIWLKDKSEISTEEYNEFYKHVSHDFTDPARVIHYRAEGTVEFSALLYIPSKRPFDIFYQDYKVGPTLYVRRVQIMDHCEAMLPSYLRFVKGVVESADLPLNVSREILQDNRTVSVIKKNLTKKVLETLAEMKKEDAEAYGNFYEQFGRVLKEGIHHDFERRETIAELLLFESTKTEPGKKTTLAEYLERMPADQKEIYYITGTDRASAEASPYLEVFKEKGIEVLIMTDDFDDIIISGLGTYKEKEFQSAIKGDLDLDKQDKEEKKKEFGDLLELMKEELKDLVAEVRISGRLKDSAVCLVAGEHDLDPKMVKMFQAMGQEVPKGQRVLEINPDHELIARMKQLFAADRSSAQLKQYTGLLYDQALLLEGDKPRDPVAFAKALSKLMAEGVSVA